A single region of the Methylocystis echinoides genome encodes:
- a CDS encoding phosphoglycerate kinase gives MTSFRTLDDVDVKGKRVLLRVDLNVPMEDGRVTDATRIERILPTINELADKGAKVILLSHFGRPKGQRVESESLRHVLPALEQHLKRKVAFADDCVGAPAAAVIGAMTDGDIALLENTRFHKGEEKNDAAFIDEVAQNFDLFVNDAFSAAHRAHATTTGIAAKLPAIAGRTMQAELEALESALTSPARPVMAIVGGAKVSTKLELLGNLVAKVDYLVIGGGMANTFLAAQGKAVGKSLCEHDLADTARAILEKAKAANCTIVLPVDATVAQKFEAHAPSHIISVDHVGADDMILDVGPKSIAHVEALLAQCKTLVWNGPFGAFELPPFDEGTNAVARTAARLTTEGKLLSVAGGGDTVAALNQAHAGQEFSYVSTAGGAFLEWLEGKTLPGVAALKG, from the coding sequence ATGACCTCCTTCCGCACGCTCGACGACGTGGACGTCAAGGGCAAGCGCGTGCTGCTGCGCGTCGACCTCAATGTGCCGATGGAGGACGGCCGCGTCACCGACGCGACCCGCATCGAGCGCATCCTGCCGACGATCAACGAGCTCGCCGACAAGGGCGCGAAGGTGATCCTGCTGTCCCACTTCGGCCGGCCGAAGGGCCAGCGCGTGGAATCGGAGTCGCTGCGTCACGTGCTGCCGGCGCTGGAGCAGCATTTGAAGCGCAAGGTCGCCTTCGCCGACGATTGCGTCGGCGCGCCCGCCGCCGCCGTGATCGGCGCCATGACGGACGGCGACATCGCGCTCCTTGAAAACACCCGCTTCCACAAGGGCGAGGAAAAGAACGACGCGGCCTTCATCGACGAGGTCGCGCAGAATTTCGACCTTTTCGTCAATGACGCCTTCTCCGCCGCCCATCGCGCCCATGCGACAACGACCGGGATCGCCGCCAAACTGCCGGCCATCGCCGGCCGCACCATGCAGGCGGAGCTGGAGGCGCTCGAATCCGCGCTGACCAGTCCCGCCCGGCCCGTGATGGCCATCGTCGGCGGCGCCAAGGTCTCCACCAAGCTGGAGCTGCTGGGCAATCTCGTCGCGAAGGTGGACTATCTCGTCATCGGCGGCGGCATGGCCAACACCTTCCTCGCCGCACAGGGCAAGGCGGTCGGCAAGTCACTCTGCGAGCACGATCTGGCCGACACGGCGCGCGCAATCCTAGAAAAGGCCAAGGCCGCAAATTGCACGATCGTGCTGCCGGTCGACGCCACGGTGGCGCAGAAATTCGAGGCGCACGCCCCCTCGCACATCATCTCTGTCGATCACGTCGGCGCCGACGACATGATCCTCGACGTGGGGCCGAAGTCGATCGCCCATGTCGAAGCCCTGCTGGCGCAGTGCAAGACGCTGGTCTGGAACGGCCCCTTCGGCGCCTTCGAACTGCCGCCCTTCGACGAGGGCACCAACGCCGTCGCCCGGACGGCGGCGCGGCTCACCACCGAGGGCAAGCTGCTCTCGGTCGCCGGCGGCGGGGACACGGTGGCGGCGCTCAATCAGGCCCATGCGGGACAGGAATTTTCCTATGTCTCGACGGCCGGCGGGGCGTTCCTCGAATGGCTCGAGGGCAAGACCCTGCCGGGGGTGGCGGCGCTGAAGGGGTAA
- the hspQ gene encoding heat shock protein HspQ, with translation MPRESRAKFGIGQVVKHRRYPFRGVIYDVDPVFANTEEWWLSIPEELRPRKDQPFYHLFAENAETEYVAYVSEQNLMPDTSGDPVRHPQVEETFERDEDGCYRMRAPKRH, from the coding sequence ATGCCGAGAGAGAGTCGGGCCAAATTCGGGATCGGCCAGGTCGTCAAGCATCGCCGCTACCCGTTTCGGGGCGTCATCTATGACGTCGACCCGGTGTTCGCGAACACCGAGGAATGGTGGCTTTCCATTCCCGAGGAGCTGCGCCCGCGCAAGGACCAGCCTTTCTACCATCTCTTCGCCGAGAACGCCGAAACCGAATATGTCGCCTATGTGTCCGAGCAGAATCTGATGCCCGACACCTCCGGCGACCCCGTCCGTCATCCGCAGGTCGAGGAGACCTTCGAGCGCGATGAGGACGGCTGCTACCGGATGCGCGCGCCCAAGCGGCACTAG
- a CDS encoding rhomboid family intramembrane serine protease — translation MNFQTILALNLMALSALALALGLIQRREGTRSIALVNALVLAVGAYGLWRAPQEAGWLVALVFLPLVATPMALGALQSRYTRAGRLETAARCADLAAFFHPTAGMRLAAAYARAAAIDDPRERARAFAALAADAPPEQAAAIETRLLAERGDWEKALALAQNPENARQLAGYRFRALGETGRIEELMRDYARSADSTPLEQTAFSWLFVLAFGGRPRAVEELATKIMHFDPDTTAYWIAVAERHAGVAEPARATFERLALSLKETPSAIAARRQLAIDWTPHAPLSPRAQEIVEGVAARVASESARQARGWRLPAATLVFILVNSVMFVAEVAMGGSQDVSTLIRLGALWAPLVFSGETWRILTASFLHYGPLHFGLNMMMLALIGREIEYETGALRTLALYFGATLVSSLVVLAVMIIGAGYGLYVGASGAIFGLFGAVAALRIRDWLKHRASLDAFRATTLGVAMLVQIGADFLLPMSSLSAHLSGFGFGLLMGFFIRQKRTLGA, via the coding sequence ATGAATTTTCAGACGATCCTCGCTCTCAATCTGATGGCGCTGTCCGCCCTCGCGCTGGCGCTGGGTCTGATACAGCGGCGCGAGGGAACGAGGAGCATCGCGCTGGTCAACGCGCTCGTGCTGGCGGTCGGCGCCTATGGGCTGTGGCGGGCGCCGCAGGAGGCGGGCTGGCTCGTGGCGCTCGTCTTCCTGCCGCTGGTGGCGACGCCCATGGCCCTTGGGGCGCTGCAATCGCGCTACACCCGCGCCGGGCGGCTGGAGACGGCGGCGCGCTGCGCCGATCTCGCCGCCTTCTTCCACCCGACCGCCGGGATGCGGCTCGCCGCGGCCTACGCCCGCGCCGCGGCGATCGACGATCCCCGCGAGAGGGCGCGCGCCTTCGCCGCCCTCGCCGCCGACGCGCCACCGGAACAGGCCGCCGCCATCGAGACGCGGCTTCTCGCGGAGCGCGGCGACTGGGAGAAGGCGCTGGCGCTGGCGCAAAATCCCGAAAACGCCCGTCAGCTCGCCGGCTATCGTTTCCGCGCGCTGGGCGAAACCGGCCGTATCGAGGAGCTCATGCGCGATTACGCGCGCTCGGCCGACTCGACGCCGCTCGAACAGACCGCCTTTTCCTGGCTCTTCGTCCTCGCCTTCGGCGGGCGCCCGCGCGCCGTCGAGGAGCTGGCGACGAAGATCATGCATTTCGACCCCGACACGACGGCCTACTGGATCGCCGTGGCGGAGCGTCACGCAGGGGTGGCGGAGCCCGCCCGCGCGACCTTCGAGCGCCTCGCGCTGAGCCTCAAGGAGACGCCCTCGGCCATCGCCGCCCGCCGCCAGCTCGCCATCGACTGGACCCCGCACGCGCCGCTCTCGCCCCGGGCGCAGGAGATCGTCGAGGGCGTGGCGGCGCGCGTCGCCTCGGAGAGCGCCCGGCAGGCGCGCGGCTGGCGCCTTCCCGCGGCGACCCTTGTCTTCATCCTCGTGAACTCGGTCATGTTCGTCGCGGAAGTCGCGATGGGCGGCTCACAGGACGTCTCGACGCTGATCCGGCTCGGCGCGCTCTGGGCGCCGCTGGTTTTCTCGGGCGAGACCTGGCGCATCCTCACCGCGAGCTTTCTGCACTACGGGCCGCTGCATTTCGGCCTCAACATGATGATGCTGGCGCTCATCGGCCGCGAAATCGAGTATGAGACCGGCGCCCTGCGCACGCTCGCCCTCTATTTCGGCGCGACGCTCGTGTCGTCGCTCGTCGTGCTGGCGGTCATGATCATCGGCGCGGGCTACGGGCTTTATGTCGGCGCCTCCGGCGCGATCTTCGGCCTCTTCGGCGCCGTCGCCGCGCTGCGTATCCGGGACTGGCTCAAACACCGCGCCAGCCTCGACGCCTTCCGCGCCACGACGCTCGGCGTCGCCATGCTGGTGCAGATCGGCGCCGATTTCCTGCTGCCCATGTCGAGCCTCTCCGCGCATCTGTCGGGATTCGGCTTTGGGCTGCTGATGGGCTTCTTCATCAGGCAGAAGCGGACATTGGGAGCCTAA
- a CDS encoding OmpA family protein: MVDFLASLWPWLAACLAIGAATGAFTRDAAPRRRPARWLLWFGAAFFAAALALSFGAVEGVVAAAMESALAAFAAFLTGAAAVAALRGTLAAHERWALGLLPAMLVWFAAVEIGGPAYEAQVQARVAGLARAAGADPAGVGVAGRDVTLPAAMADDRELIARIGAEPGVRRVTVAPAAPPKPAEKAAEPAPPPPVSSPPAAPPAAPAPAGETAASDLDAAACQRALDAVAAAAPVAFPRARETIDRRAALALDKAVDIIRRCPAQATIEVRGHAGEGAANGALAQARALAAARYLRREGVAGRRLTATGCCASGQESRRGDSAIDYILR; the protein is encoded by the coding sequence ATGGTCGACTTTCTCGCCTCCCTCTGGCCCTGGCTCGCGGCCTGCCTCGCGATTGGCGCGGCGACCGGCGCTTTCACACGCGACGCGGCGCCGCGCCGTCGGCCGGCGCGCTGGCTCCTGTGGTTCGGCGCGGCCTTTTTCGCCGCCGCGCTCGCTCTCTCTTTCGGCGCCGTCGAAGGCGTAGTCGCGGCGGCGATGGAAAGCGCCCTCGCCGCTTTCGCGGCCTTCCTCACCGGCGCGGCGGCGGTCGCGGCGCTGCGCGGGACGCTCGCCGCGCATGAGCGCTGGGCGCTCGGCCTCCTGCCGGCCATGCTTGTCTGGTTCGCCGCTGTCGAGATCGGCGGCCCCGCCTATGAGGCGCAGGTGCAGGCGCGCGTCGCAGGGCTCGCCCGCGCGGCGGGCGCCGATCCCGCCGGCGTCGGCGTCGCCGGACGCGACGTGACCCTTCCCGCCGCCATGGCCGATGATCGGGAACTGATCGCGCGCATCGGCGCCGAGCCGGGCGTGCGGCGCGTGACGGTCGCGCCGGCCGCGCCGCCAAAACCCGCCGAAAAGGCGGCGGAGCCGGCGCCGCCCCCACCCGTCTCTTCACCCCCGGCTGCCCCGCCGGCCGCGCCGGCGCCGGCGGGCGAGACTGCCGCGAGCGATCTGGACGCGGCCGCCTGCCAGCGCGCCCTCGACGCCGTCGCCGCCGCCGCGCCTGTCGCTTTCCCCCGCGCCCGCGAGACCATCGACCGTCGCGCGGCGCTCGCGCTCGACAAGGCTGTCGACATCATCCGCCGCTGCCCCGCGCAGGCGACGATCGAGGTGCGCGGCCATGCTGGCGAGGGCGCGGCCAATGGGGCGCTGGCGCAGGCCCGCGCCCTCGCCGCCGCGCGCTATCTGCGTCGCGAGGGCGTCGCGGGGCGCAGGCTCACGGCGACGGGCTGCTGCGCGAGCGGGCAGGAATCGCGCCGCGGCGACAGCGCCATTGACTATATTTTGCGCTGA
- a CDS encoding glycogen/starch/alpha-glucan phosphorylase — protein sequence MPRRPSPCRERPKLTAHDPSHATTVAALKSEVQRRLTYTIGKDNASASPRDWFVATALAARDRLVESWLASTKRNYVEDRRRVYYLSLEFLVGRILIDTLTNLGLTAAMRDALAELGVDLEKLREVEPDAALGNGGLGRLAACFMDSMATLDIAAMGYGIRYDHGLFRQTIKDGWQHEYPEDWLSFGNAWQFPRPEITYDVGFGGHVESARLADGMLAHVWVPAETIVAVAYDTPVVGWRGRHVNTLRLWSARAPDPLRLDAFNQGDHVGALTEQVRAEAISKVLYPSDATPAGQELRLRQEYFFAAASLQDLVRRHMKQSGDIRKLADKVAIQLNDTHPAIGVAELMRLLVDVHGVDWTEAWRITQATFSYTNHTLLPEALETWPVWLMEKLLPRHMQIIYLINAMHLDGLRAQGVSDANVLAAVSLIDEHHGRAVRMGHLAFLGSHKVNGVSALHSELVKETVFRDFHRLYPDRIVNKTNGVTFRRWLLEANPALSGLLAETIGPAVFDDPTKLVELERFADDEAFQHRFMAAKRANKDRLAATIFDSVAVRVDPAALFDVQIKRIHEYKRQLLNVLEAVALYLDIVAQPARDFPPRVKIFAGKAAASYHQAKLIIKLANDVAQVVNADPAARGLLKIVFLPNYNVSLAEKIIPAADLSEQISTAGMEASGTGNMKFALNGALTIGTLDGANVEIRERVGDDNIFIFGLTAQQVEESRARGIDARETIATSPRLAAALDAIARGMFSPDDKHRYAQLVDTLTYYDHFLVTKDFDSYCAAQRRVDARWRDTKAWTRAAILNTARVAWFSSDRTIREYAEEIWKVEA from the coding sequence TTGCCCCGACGCCCGTCGCCCTGCCGAGAAAGACCCAAATTGACCGCTCACGACCCATCCCACGCCACGACCGTCGCCGCGCTCAAAAGCGAGGTGCAGCGCCGCCTGACCTATACGATCGGCAAGGACAATGCGTCGGCCAGTCCGCGCGACTGGTTCGTCGCGACGGCGCTCGCCGCCCGTGACCGTCTCGTCGAAAGCTGGCTCGCGAGCACAAAACGCAACTATGTCGAGGACAGGCGGCGGGTCTATTATCTCTCGCTGGAGTTTCTGGTCGGCCGCATCCTCATCGACACGCTGACCAATCTCGGCCTCACCGCCGCCATGCGCGATGCGCTCGCGGAACTCGGCGTCGATCTCGAGAAGCTGCGCGAGGTGGAGCCCGACGCCGCGCTCGGCAATGGCGGGCTTGGCCGTCTCGCCGCCTGTTTCATGGACAGCATGGCGACGCTCGACATCGCCGCGATGGGCTATGGCATCCGCTACGATCACGGCCTCTTTCGCCAGACGATCAAGGACGGCTGGCAGCACGAATATCCCGAGGACTGGCTCTCCTTCGGCAACGCCTGGCAGTTCCCGCGCCCGGAGATCACCTACGACGTCGGCTTCGGCGGCCATGTCGAAAGCGCCCGTCTCGCCGACGGCATGCTGGCGCATGTGTGGGTTCCGGCCGAAACCATCGTCGCCGTCGCCTATGACACGCCGGTCGTCGGCTGGCGCGGGCGGCATGTGAACACGCTGCGGCTGTGGTCGGCGCGCGCGCCCGATCCGCTGCGGCTCGACGCCTTCAATCAGGGCGATCATGTCGGCGCGCTCACTGAACAGGTGCGCGCCGAGGCGATCTCCAAGGTGCTCTATCCGAGCGACGCGACGCCCGCCGGTCAGGAACTGCGCCTGCGGCAGGAATATTTCTTCGCCGCCGCCTCGCTGCAGGATCTCGTACGCCGCCACATGAAGCAGAGCGGCGACATCCGGAAACTCGCCGACAAGGTCGCCATCCAGCTCAACGACACCCATCCGGCGATTGGCGTCGCGGAGCTGATGCGTCTCCTCGTCGACGTGCATGGCGTCGACTGGACGGAGGCGTGGCGGATCACGCAGGCGACCTTCTCCTACACCAACCACACGCTACTGCCCGAGGCGCTGGAGACCTGGCCAGTGTGGCTGATGGAGAAGCTGCTGCCGCGCCACATGCAGATCATCTATCTCATCAACGCCATGCATCTCGACGGGCTGCGCGCCCAGGGCGTGAGCGACGCGAATGTGCTCGCCGCCGTCTCGCTCATCGACGAACACCATGGCCGCGCCGTGCGCATGGGCCATCTCGCCTTCCTTGGCTCGCACAAGGTCAACGGGGTCTCGGCGCTGCACAGCGAACTCGTCAAGGAAACGGTGTTCAGGGATTTCCATCGCCTCTATCCCGACCGCATCGTCAACAAGACGAATGGCGTCACCTTCCGGCGCTGGCTCCTCGAAGCCAATCCGGCGCTGTCGGGCCTTCTCGCCGAGACGATCGGGCCGGCTGTTTTCGACGATCCGACGAAGCTCGTCGAACTCGAGCGTTTTGCCGACGACGAGGCGTTTCAGCATCGTTTCATGGCCGCCAAGCGCGCCAACAAGGACCGCCTCGCCGCGACCATCTTCGACAGCGTGGCGGTGCGGGTCGATCCTGCCGCGCTCTTCGATGTGCAGATCAAGCGCATTCACGAATACAAGCGCCAGCTCCTCAATGTGCTGGAGGCCGTGGCGCTCTATCTCGATATCGTGGCGCAGCCCGCGCGCGATTTCCCGCCCCGGGTGAAGATCTTCGCCGGCAAGGCGGCGGCGAGCTATCATCAGGCGAAGCTCATCATCAAGCTCGCCAATGACGTGGCGCAGGTCGTGAACGCCGATCCGGCGGCGCGCGGGCTGCTGAAGATCGTCTTCCTGCCGAATTACAATGTGAGCCTCGCGGAGAAGATCATTCCCGCCGCCGATCTTTCCGAACAGATTTCGACGGCCGGCATGGAGGCCTCGGGCACGGGCAACATGAAATTCGCGCTCAATGGCGCGCTGACCATCGGCACGCTCGACGGCGCCAATGTCGAAATTCGCGAACGGGTGGGCGACGACAACATCTTCATCTTCGGCCTCACCGCGCAGCAGGTGGAAGAGAGCCGCGCGCGCGGCATCGACGCGCGCGAAACGATTGCGACGAGCCCCCGGCTGGCCGCGGCGCTCGACGCCATCGCGCGCGGCATGTTCTCGCCCGACGACAAGCATCGCTATGCGCAGCTCGTCGACACGCTCACCTATTACGATCACTTTCTGGTGACGAAGGACTTCGACAGCTATTGCGCCGCGCAACGCAGGGTCGACGCGCGCTGGCGCGACACGAAGGCGTGGACGCGCGCGGCCATTCTCAACACCGCGCGGGTGGCGTGGTTTTCGTCGGACCGCACGATCCGCGAATATGCGGAGGAGATATGGAAGGTGGAGGCTTAG
- a CDS encoding bactofilin family protein, whose product MTSFRPDQENSVYIGQGVELAGEIRARDVIVIDGAFDGDIVCNHLIVGQSGTVKGKVSASSAEISGHVSAEITTKQLMSVRGTGRVEGSWDCGSIEVARGAVLNGSANVAESAPAPRNEAPLRLPEPSYARAEEEEEMEEAVPAIGGPRRLTRLALRSPRRAG is encoded by the coding sequence ATGACGAGCTTCAGGCCTGATCAGGAGAACTCGGTTTATATTGGCCAGGGTGTCGAACTCGCGGGGGAGATCCGCGCCCGTGACGTCATTGTAATCGACGGCGCCTTCGACGGCGACATCGTCTGCAACCATCTGATCGTCGGCCAGAGCGGAACCGTGAAGGGCAAGGTCAGCGCGTCGAGCGCCGAAATCTCCGGCCACGTCAGCGCCGAAATCACGACCAAGCAGCTCATGTCGGTGCGCGGCACCGGCCGCGTGGAGGGGAGCTGGGATTGCGGCTCGATCGAGGTCGCGCGCGGCGCCGTGCTCAACGGCTCGGCCAATGTCGCGGAATCGGCGCCCGCCCCGCGCAATGAGGCGCCGCTGCGCCTGCCCGAGCCGTCCTATGCGCGCGCTGAGGAAGAGGAAGAGATGGAAGAGGCGGTTCCCGCCATCGGCGGCCCGCGCCGCCTGACGCGGCTCGCGCTGCGTTCGCCGCGCCGCGCGGGGTAG
- a CDS encoding IS5 family transposase (programmed frameshift) produces MWTKENRARYDRSKLRYPSDLTDAEWGFVGPLIPPARRGGGKRRVNMREVINGLMYVLSTGCQWRAIPKDFPPKSTVYGYFDLWTYDGTLERIHHVLYVMCREAEGREASPTAAVIDSQSVKSAEKGGAISIPMAMNAGKKVKGKKRHILVDTLGLLLHAVVHSADIQDRDGGILVLSTLFGKFPFLQKLFADGGYRGPQFREALKKALPGLVTEIVKRSDAAKGFEVLPRRWVVERTLSWLGRCRRLAKDWENLNRKALAFLRLASIRLMLRRLCNQS; encoded by the exons ATGTGGACGAAGGAAAATCGCGCTCGTTATGATCGTAGCAAATTGCGTTATCCCAGCGATCTGACGGACGCGGAATGGGGATTTGTCGGACCTCTGATCCCGCCTGCAAGGCGCGGCGGCGGCAAGCGCAGGGTGAACATGCGCGAGGTGATCAACGGTCTGATGTATGTCCTATCGACAGGCTGTCAGTGGCGTGCGATTCCAAAGGACTTCCCACCCAAAAGCACGGTTTATGGCTATTTCGATCTTTGGACATATGACGGGACGTTAGAACGCATCCACCACGTGCTTTATGTTATGTGCAGGGAAGCGGAAGGGCGCGAGGCCAGTCCGACTGCCGCCGTCATCGACAGCCAGAGCGTGAAAAGCGCTGAAAAAGGGGGAGCCATATCGATCCCCATGGCTATGA ACGCGGGCAAGAAGGTCAAAGGCAAGAAGCGACATATTCTTGTCGACACTTTAGGCCTGCTGCTTCACGCCGTCGTTCATAGCGCGGACATTCAAGATCGCGATGGCGGCATTCTCGTCTTGAGCACGTTGTTCGGGAAATTTCCATTTCTTCAAAAACTGTTCGCCGATGGCGGCTACCGGGGTCCCCAATTTCGCGAGGCGCTGAAGAAAGCCTTGCCGGGTCTTGTGACAGAAATCGTCAAGCGTTCCGATGCGGCCAAAGGCTTCGAGGTCTTGCCCAGGCGTTGGGTTGTTGAGCGAACTTTATCCTGGCTGGGCCGCTGTCGCCGATTGGCCAAGGATTGGGAAAATCTTAATCGGAAGGCGCTCGCTTTCTTGCGCCTCGCCTCCATTCGCCTCATGCTCAGAAGGCTCTGTAATCAGTCATGA
- a CDS encoding PHA/PHB synthase family protein, producing the protein MMDKPMKPRSAAALARRAAPPLTPLMRPQSFETVDRTARATAARFTHGVSPHAQLSAWFDWAGHLARAPGRQLELAAEAFAATTRLAHFGLRNLVSDHAERPFAPEPGDHRFDDPAWGAFPYLFIEQAFLAQRQWWASATRDLRGMRPNDAARVSFLALKYLDAVSPSNIPWLNPVVLDRTQREGGANLLRGFDHFIEDFLDVAAQTKGNGEGDGFVLGADVAATPGEVVYRNHLMELIQYSPATEKVCAEPLLIVPAWIMKYYVLDLAAHHSLVRYLVERGFTVFMISWRNPTAEDRDISLNDYRTQGVMAALDAITAIVSGRKIHAVGYCLGGTLLSIAAATMARDGDDRLASVTLLASQTDFSEPGDLMLFVDWAQVAFLEDMMWDQGYLDTHQMAGVFMALRSNELFWARAVKEYLLGERERQTDLMAWSEDQTRMPYRMHSEYLRGLFLENRLTAGRFAVENEVIALSVCPKKS; encoded by the coding sequence ATGATGGACAAGCCGATGAAGCCCCGCAGCGCCGCCGCGCTCGCGCGCCGCGCCGCCCCGCCGCTGACGCCGCTCATGAGGCCGCAGTCCTTCGAGACGGTTGACCGCACGGCGCGCGCGACCGCCGCCCGCTTCACCCATGGCGTTTCGCCGCACGCGCAGCTTTCCGCCTGGTTCGATTGGGCGGGGCATCTCGCGCGGGCGCCCGGCCGGCAGCTCGAACTGGCGGCGGAGGCCTTCGCCGCGACGACGCGGCTCGCGCATTTCGGCCTGCGCAATCTCGTCAGCGACCACGCGGAGCGGCCCTTCGCGCCGGAGCCGGGCGATCATCGTTTCGACGATCCGGCCTGGGGCGCCTTCCCGTATCTCTTCATCGAGCAGGCGTTCCTCGCGCAGCGCCAGTGGTGGGCCAGCGCGACGCGCGATCTGCGCGGCATGCGGCCGAATGACGCGGCGCGCGTCTCCTTCCTGGCGCTCAAATATCTCGACGCCGTCTCGCCCTCGAATATTCCCTGGCTCAATCCGGTGGTGCTCGATCGAACGCAGCGCGAGGGCGGCGCCAATCTCCTGCGCGGCTTCGATCATTTCATCGAGGATTTTCTCGATGTGGCGGCGCAGACGAAGGGGAACGGCGAGGGCGATGGCTTCGTCCTCGGCGCGGACGTCGCCGCAACGCCCGGCGAGGTCGTCTATCGCAATCATCTGATGGAGCTGATCCAGTACAGCCCGGCGACGGAAAAGGTTTGCGCGGAGCCGCTGCTCATCGTGCCGGCCTGGATCATGAAATATTATGTGCTCGACCTGGCCGCGCATCATTCGCTGGTGCGCTATCTGGTCGAGCGCGGCTTCACCGTCTTCATGATCTCCTGGCGCAATCCGACCGCCGAGGACCGCGATATTTCGCTGAACGACTATCGCACGCAGGGCGTCATGGCGGCGCTCGACGCCATCACGGCGATCGTGTCCGGCCGGAAGATTCACGCTGTCGGCTATTGTCTCGGCGGCACGCTGCTCTCCATCGCCGCCGCCACCATGGCGCGCGACGGCGACGACCGGCTCGCCTCCGTCACGCTGCTCGCCTCGCAGACGGATTTCAGCGAGCCCGGCGATCTCATGCTTTTCGTCGACTGGGCGCAGGTCGCCTTTCTCGAAGACATGATGTGGGATCAGGGCTATCTCGACACGCATCAGATGGCCGGCGTCTTCATGGCGCTGCGCTCGAACGAATTGTTCTGGGCGCGGGCGGTGAAGGAATATCTTCTGGGCGAGCGCGAGCGCCAGACCGACCTCATGGCCTGGAGCGAGGATCAGACTCGCATGCCCTATCGCATGCACAGCGAATATCTGCGCGGGCTCTTCCTCGAAAACCGGCTCACCGCCGGGCGCTTCGCCGTGGAGAACGAAGTCATCGCGCTGAGTGTCTGTCCGAAGAAAAGTTGA
- a CDS encoding ribose-phosphate diphosphokinase: MTSLSIFALGSSHSFGAAVAVQLGVGLAPHEDRAFEDGEYKLRPLASVRGRDVYIVFSLYAEPGASSADKLLKLLFFIGALRDSGAARVTVVTPYLAFARKDRRTKPRDPVTTRYVAQLFEAMRVDGVITVDVHNIAAFENAFRCETIPLDAHALFARHFAPVIGAEPVAVVSPDLGGEKRAELFRARLEKTLGRPVGKAFMDKTRSEGRVTGDIFAGDVAGRIAIILDDLIAGGGTIARTAAACRAQGAARIIAAATHGVFTAKTPRLLLDAPLDALTLTDSVPLAEAAAQALGGRLTILPLAPLVAQAIRRRHGNGSITELLANGP, from the coding sequence ATGACGTCCCTCTCGATTTTCGCGCTGGGCTCCAGCCATTCTTTCGGCGCGGCGGTTGCGGTGCAGCTCGGCGTCGGTCTCGCGCCGCATGAGGACCGCGCTTTCGAGGATGGCGAATATAAGTTGCGTCCGCTCGCCAGCGTGCGGGGACGCGACGTCTATATCGTCTTCAGCCTGTACGCCGAGCCGGGCGCCAGCAGCGCGGACAAGCTCCTCAAGCTGTTGTTCTTCATCGGCGCGCTGAGGGACTCCGGGGCGGCGCGCGTGACCGTTGTGACGCCCTATCTCGCTTTCGCGCGCAAGGACCGCCGCACCAAGCCGCGCGATCCGGTCACGACCCGTTATGTCGCGCAGCTTTTCGAGGCCATGCGCGTGGACGGCGTCATCACCGTGGACGTTCACAATATTGCAGCCTTCGAGAACGCGTTTCGCTGCGAGACCATTCCGCTCGACGCCCATGCGCTGTTCGCGCGCCATTTCGCGCCCGTCATTGGCGCGGAGCCGGTCGCGGTCGTCTCGCCCGATCTCGGCGGCGAAAAGCGCGCGGAGCTGTTCCGCGCGCGGCTCGAAAAGACGCTCGGCCGACCTGTCGGCAAGGCCTTCATGGACAAGACGCGCAGCGAGGGGCGCGTCACGGGGGATATTTTCGCGGGCGACGTCGCAGGCCGCATCGCGATCATCCTCGACGATCTCATCGCCGGCGGCGGCACCATCGCCCGCACCGCGGCGGCCTGTCGCGCGCAGGGCGCGGCGCGCATTATCGCCGCCGCGACGCATGGCGTTTTCACGGCGAAGACGCCGCGCCTTCTGCTCGACGCGCCGCTCGACGCGCTTACGCTCACCGATTCCGTTCCGCTCGCGGAGGCCGCCGCGCAGGCGCTCGGCGGACGACTGACGATTCTTCCGCTCGCCCCGCTTGTCGCGCAGGCGATCCGACGACGTCACGGGAACGGCTCCATTACCGAATTATTGGCGAATGGGCCGTAG